The Armatimonadota bacterium genome contains a region encoding:
- a CDS encoding EVE domain-containing protein — MAYWLMKSEPDTYSIDDLEREVKNAWEGCRNYTVRNFFRDRFEPGDLAFFYHSNAVPSGIAGVMRVESKGYADHTQYDPKSDYYDPKAKTDPPTWLLVDVSFVRKFDRVIPLSALRENPDTAGMAVCMRGQRLSVMPVTEEEWNAVMAMVDPSK, encoded by the coding sequence ATGGCGTACTGGCTGATGAAATCGGAACCGGACACCTATTCGATTGACGATCTGGAACGCGAGGTCAAAAACGCCTGGGAAGGGTGCCGGAACTACACTGTTCGGAACTTCTTTCGGGATCGTTTTGAACCCGGTGATCTCGCGTTCTTTTATCATTCAAACGCGGTCCCTTCTGGAATTGCTGGCGTGATGCGCGTCGAATCCAAAGGGTACGCCGACCACACTCAGTACGATCCAAAGTCAGACTACTACGACCCCAAAGCCAAGACAGATCCGCCCACTTGGCTTCTGGTCGATGTCTCCTTTGTGCGGAAGTTTGATCGCGTCATTCCATTGTCCGCACTCCGTGAGAACCCAGATACAGCTGGAATGGCGGTTTGTATGCGGGGTCAGCGACTGAGTGTGATGCCAGTCACCGAAGAAGAGTGGAATGCGGTTATGGCTATGGTTGATCCCTCCAAATGA
- a CDS encoding HD-GYP domain-containing protein — protein sequence MLSHPFVAIAWPLAILLFSLALLCELAPVHYHREGVMLALSLAYVCGFLVISGPTNALAVELLLVITTAVIQQTRKRSSRALYWLKYNAAVTVISSATGGLLWTGADMLGSHWAVGVTVFVAGYLGINYLLVTHIGTRFGAHSFSEQIQKGLRFTLFASGVYLLFGIGIGVLVRENLALLLPLTYLPIWLLRSVIDAERRLEEVSYETMVALTIMLQRAHPYTHGHLERVGNLAEDVGRKLGLPRSKSRLLREAAVLHDIGKIAIDEEVLDKPARLTESEFEHVKQHSEFGARILSGSERFQAIVPWVRHHHERPDGKGYPHQLSDIEIPIESKIISVADAFDAMVGGPESSEKRSYRDPMTEDDAIAELERCSSTQFDPRVVQAFKECLRGAAR from the coding sequence TTGCTTTCACATCCATTCGTCGCCATTGCTTGGCCGCTGGCGATTTTGCTTTTCTCACTGGCGCTGCTGTGTGAGCTAGCTCCGGTGCATTATCACCGTGAAGGTGTGATGCTTGCGCTGAGTCTCGCCTACGTCTGTGGGTTCCTCGTGATCTCCGGGCCGACAAACGCGTTGGCTGTAGAACTCTTGCTCGTGATCACGACCGCGGTGATCCAACAAACCAGAAAGCGATCGAGTCGGGCGTTGTACTGGCTCAAATACAACGCCGCTGTTACCGTCATTTCGAGTGCAACCGGCGGCTTGTTGTGGACTGGTGCCGACATGTTAGGTTCGCATTGGGCGGTTGGAGTGACTGTCTTTGTAGCGGGCTATCTTGGCATCAACTATTTGCTCGTTACTCACATTGGGACTCGTTTCGGAGCACATTCTTTCTCGGAGCAGATTCAAAAAGGACTGCGATTCACTCTCTTTGCGAGCGGAGTTTATCTCCTGTTTGGCATTGGTATCGGGGTTCTGGTCCGAGAAAATTTGGCGCTCCTCTTGCCGCTAACTTACTTGCCGATCTGGCTTCTGCGGAGTGTGATCGATGCTGAGCGGCGACTCGAAGAAGTGAGTTACGAGACGATGGTGGCGCTCACTATCATGCTTCAGCGGGCGCATCCGTACACCCATGGCCACCTTGAAAGAGTCGGGAATCTCGCAGAGGACGTCGGTCGGAAACTTGGACTACCGCGGTCGAAATCGAGGCTTTTGCGCGAGGCGGCCGTTTTACACGATATCGGAAAAATCGCCATCGATGAGGAAGTGCTCGATAAACCCGCACGCCTTACCGAATCCGAATTTGAGCACGTCAAACAGCACTCCGAATTCGGTGCAAGAATCCTCTCCGGAAGCGAACGGTTCCAGGCGATCGTGCCCTGGGTCCGGCACCACCATGAACGACCCGATGGCAAAGGATATCCGCACCAACTCTCGGATATCGAGATTCCGATCGAGAGCAAAATCATCTCTGTGGCGGACGCATTCGACGCGATGGTCGGCGGGCCAGAGAGTTCAGAAAAGAGAAGCTATCGCGATCCGATGACCGAGGACGACGCGATTGCAGAACTTGAAAGATGCTCAAGCACGCAGTTTGATCCCCGAGTTGTACAGGCCTTCAAAGAATGTCTGAGAGGTGCGGCAAGGTGA
- a CDS encoding prepilin-type N-terminal cleavage/methylation domain-containing protein has translation MRLQKAFTLIELLVVIAIIAILAAILFPVFAQARESAKRTACLSQARQIGMSTMMYVGDNDDGMPIFSAYDEFYPPSDARHKGVEVGLRPYIKSLEIFKSPLDNGGPYLSRTSIPAFLQGKPTYYAAYGTSYRFTSCMYTMVAGYSVGNGSVYDYSRNVNFGSIEFPSETRIMRTEMMPWFQQKPGNDACNLYGYDCPAPGNYYRQWSGIGGTVIFSDGSARTTTSAGKFDAQRINVEGNKSGETTTDPNAWTGTWYSLCD, from the coding sequence ATGAGACTCCAAAAAGCCTTTACGCTCATCGAATTGCTGGTGGTGATCGCCATCATCGCGATTCTCGCCGCGATTCTATTCCCAGTTTTTGCGCAAGCTCGCGAAAGTGCGAAGCGCACCGCTTGCCTCAGCCAAGCTAGGCAGATCGGAATGTCAACCATGATGTATGTGGGTGACAACGACGACGGAATGCCGATTTTCTCCGCATACGACGAGTTTTATCCGCCATCAGATGCGCGGCACAAAGGTGTCGAAGTTGGACTCCGGCCCTATATCAAGAGCCTGGAAATCTTCAAGAGTCCTCTCGATAACGGAGGGCCATACCTGTCTCGAACCTCGATTCCTGCCTTCTTACAAGGTAAGCCGACCTACTATGCCGCCTATGGCACCAGCTATAGGTTCACGAGCTGCATGTACACGATGGTCGCCGGTTATTCGGTTGGAAATGGATCGGTTTACGATTACAGCCGGAATGTGAACTTTGGCAGCATCGAATTCCCAAGCGAAACTCGAATCATGCGGACGGAGATGATGCCTTGGTTCCAGCAAAAGCCAGGCAATGACGCCTGCAATCTCTACGGTTATGACTGCCCAGCTCCAGGGAACTACTACCGTCAATGGTCGGGAATCGGCGGCACCGTGATCTTCTCTGACGGCAGTGCAAGGACCACGACATCTGCAGGCAAGTTTGATGCTCAGCGGATCAATGTCGAGGGTAACAAGTCTGGCGAGACAACGACAGACCCGAACGCTTGGACCGGAACTTGGTACTCGCTTTGCGACTGA
- the rfbD gene encoding dTDP-4-dehydrorhamnose reductase — translation MNRRILVIGATGLLGSDLVPILKSRGFDVVAPSSAELDITNPVDCGKIPAEEFGKFDWAINCAAYTKVDLAETEKEKAFELNATGPSMLAKACAMSNIRLIHISTDYVFDGESTEPYTESHDTNPKSVYGESKLEGELAVIESSPIHVVFRTSWLYGSNGPSFVKTVLRLLGSGNTVRIVNDQRGCPTSTVGLSDAIASAIEIEIPSGIYHATGQTDLSWYEFAQIIKEIAGIDVAIEPIRTEDYPTAAKRPKNSVLCNRKLIELGIKIDPDLGTPLKKVIENLTQSQDSA, via the coding sequence ATGAACAGGCGAATCCTCGTGATTGGCGCGACCGGGCTATTGGGTTCTGATCTCGTCCCAATATTGAAATCTCGCGGTTTTGACGTCGTTGCTCCATCGAGTGCGGAGCTGGACATCACGAACCCAGTCGATTGCGGCAAAATCCCAGCCGAGGAATTCGGAAAGTTCGATTGGGCGATCAACTGCGCAGCGTACACCAAAGTCGATCTTGCCGAGACCGAGAAGGAGAAAGCCTTTGAGCTCAATGCGACCGGACCGAGCATGCTCGCGAAGGCGTGTGCAATGTCCAATATTCGGCTGATTCACATCAGCACCGACTACGTGTTTGATGGTGAGAGCACCGAACCGTACACCGAGAGTCACGACACCAATCCCAAGTCCGTCTATGGTGAATCAAAGCTAGAAGGCGAACTGGCAGTCATCGAATCGAGTCCTATTCACGTTGTTTTTCGCACCTCTTGGCTTTATGGGAGCAATGGTCCGAGTTTTGTGAAGACGGTGCTGCGGCTGCTCGGTTCTGGAAACACTGTGCGCATCGTCAATGATCAGCGCGGTTGCCCAACGAGCACGGTTGGTCTGAGCGATGCGATCGCAAGTGCGATCGAGATCGAAATTCCAAGCGGAATCTATCACGCCACCGGGCAAACGGACCTGTCTTGGTATGAGTTCGCTCAAATCATCAAAGAAATTGCCGGCATTGACGTAGCGATCGAGCCAATCAGAACAGAAGACTATCCGACTGCGGCAAAGAGACCAAAGAACAGCGTGCTCTGCAATCGCAAACTCATCGAACTGGGGATCAAAATTGACCCGGATTTGGGCACGCCGCTCAAAAAAGTCATCGAAAATTTGACACAAAGCCAAGATTCGGCGTAG